A genomic segment from Luteibacter aegosomatis encodes:
- a CDS encoding transporter, which produces MKKRLALVALAALPTVALADPPDFDRPGAGFATSVLPAGTLALEQGLPTYERQRQDGLLDRTYTADSLIRIGLGGAWEGQIGGSAWNRLEERGGAERRHAVGHGDSSVALKYAPSGTDGDGSFTWAALGEVTFANGDEDFGNGARQYSLGSTMQWKPDKDHQNTLYANLDRLKGRNTWTLAPTFGRTFGENGMGYVEMDAIHDAEDGNEVQAGGGLAYTIGDHVQLDAYALHRVGRHGPSVRAGLGLSIFFGKKA; this is translated from the coding sequence ATGAAAAAACGTCTCGCCCTGGTCGCCCTCGCCGCCCTCCCCACGGTCGCACTCGCGGACCCGCCCGACTTCGACCGTCCCGGCGCCGGCTTCGCCACGTCGGTGCTCCCCGCCGGCACGCTCGCGCTCGAACAGGGCCTGCCTACCTACGAACGCCAACGCCAGGACGGCCTGCTCGACCGGACCTATACCGCCGATAGCCTGATCCGCATCGGTCTGGGCGGCGCATGGGAAGGCCAGATCGGCGGCTCGGCATGGAACCGCCTCGAGGAACGTGGCGGCGCCGAGCGCCGCCACGCGGTCGGCCATGGCGACAGCAGCGTGGCGCTGAAATACGCGCCCTCGGGCACCGACGGCGACGGGAGCTTCACCTGGGCCGCGCTCGGCGAAGTGACCTTCGCCAACGGCGACGAGGACTTCGGCAACGGTGCACGCCAGTACAGCCTGGGTAGCACGATGCAGTGGAAGCCGGACAAGGATCACCAGAACACGCTCTACGCCAACCTCGATCGCCTGAAGGGCCGGAATACCTGGACGCTCGCCCCGACCTTCGGGCGCACGTTCGGCGAGAACGGGATGGGCTACGTGGAGATGGACGCCATTCACGACGCCGAGGACGGCAACGAGGTGCAGGCCGGCGGCGGCCTCGCCTATACGATCGGCGATCACGTGCAACTGGATGCCTATGCGCTCCACCGCGTCGGCCGCCATGGCCCGTCGGTGAGGGCGGGCCTCGGCCTGTCGATATTCTTCGGGAAAAAGGCCTAA
- a CDS encoding DEAD/DEAH box helicase, whose product MPLAAFHPAVAAWFEATFPAPTEAQVAAWPAIRSGRDTLVAAPTGSGKTLTAFLSAIDALVREGVRDGGLPDRTTVLYVSPLKALSNDIRINLEAPLAGIRDELRRQGLPDVEIRTAVRTGDTPASDRERMRKRPPHILVTTPESLYVLLGSASGRAMLGHVREVIVDEIHAVASSKRGSHLAVSLERLASLAPRRIVRIGLSATQKPIAKVAAFLTGRESADCAIVDIGHARQRDLALEVPPVPLEAVMSNDMWELVYNRLANLVEQHRTTLVFVNTRRMAERVARHLADRLGNDAVTSHHGSLSREQRLDAEQRLKHGKLRALVATASLELGIDIGDVDLVCQIASPRSIAAFLQRAGRAGHAVGGTPKARLFPTSRDDLVECAALLDCVRRGELDTLIIPDEPLDVLSQQIVAEVSCQEWDEDALFDTFRRAWPYRDLKRDTFDETVRMLADGFTTRVGPRGAYIHRDAVNRRLRERRGARLAAVTSGGTIPETGDYAVLLEPQSVTVGTVNEDFAVESNAGDIFQLGNRSYRIIRVETNRVRVEDAQGQPPNIPFWLGEAPGRTDELSEGVSRLRQHIDACLEKGGRDAALAWATGELSLSKAAAEQIVDYLLRARAALGALPTRDTVVFERFFDESGGSQLIIHTPFGSRINKAWGLALRKRFCRKFNFELQAAATEDAIVLSLSTSHSFPLEDAGRYLNSNTAEHVLVQALLDAPLFGVRWRWNATTSLALPRFTGGRKVAPQLQRMKGEDLLATVFPDQVACAENLVGEREVPDHPLVNQTLRDCLHEAMDVDGLLALLRRMESGDIRVVARDLATPSPLAAEILNASPYAFLDDAPLEERRTQAVQSRRWNDAETADDLGRLDAEAIDAVRVEAWPDARNVDEMHEALMLLGAVTPGEARDNAGWATLLGALAKDARATLLTHAGTALWVAAERLPAWQAIHDGPSMQPAIAAPAEYAAQAWTRESALVDVVRGRLGGLGPVPAQALVDSLGVDSLDIELALVALEAEGYVMRGPFTPGTTEVEWCERHLLARIHRYTIGRLRREIEPVAPRDFLRFLLDWQHVTRGTQVSGPDALAGVIAQLEGFEAAAGAWESELLPSRVSDYGIGWLDDLCRAGRVVWSRLRPGTGTGGPVRATPIVLLPRRQLPVWSSVAPAASDEVKLSSRAQAVADTLRDEGALFFDELATATRLLRTELEDALGELVAAGRATADSFAGLRALLLPASKRGNGRHRRTQRHMLNGIEDAGRWSLARRPREDRNDADALEHVARTLLRRYGVVSWRILEREAAWLPAWRDLRRVYHRLEARGEIRGGRFVDGLVGEQFALPEALAALRQIRHREHDGEIVCITGTDPLNLVGSIVVGSKVPATIGTRIAIRDGMPLGAMVAGKFVTMMALDAEEERAVLGALQRRADMRTPVYR is encoded by the coding sequence ATGCCGCTCGCCGCCTTCCATCCCGCCGTGGCCGCCTGGTTCGAGGCCACGTTCCCCGCGCCCACCGAGGCGCAGGTGGCGGCGTGGCCCGCCATCCGCTCGGGACGCGATACGTTGGTGGCCGCGCCGACCGGCTCGGGCAAGACGCTCACCGCCTTCCTGTCCGCGATCGATGCGCTGGTCCGCGAGGGCGTGCGCGACGGTGGGCTTCCCGACCGCACCACCGTGCTCTACGTCTCGCCGTTGAAGGCGCTGTCCAACGACATCCGCATCAACCTCGAGGCGCCCCTGGCCGGCATCCGCGACGAACTGCGCAGGCAGGGCCTGCCCGACGTGGAGATCCGCACCGCCGTGCGCACGGGCGACACGCCCGCGTCCGATCGCGAGCGCATGCGCAAGCGGCCGCCGCACATCCTCGTGACCACGCCCGAATCGCTCTACGTGCTGCTCGGTTCCGCGTCCGGCCGCGCCATGCTCGGCCACGTGCGCGAGGTGATCGTCGACGAGATCCACGCCGTGGCGTCGAGCAAGCGCGGCAGCCACCTCGCGGTGTCGCTCGAACGGCTGGCATCGCTCGCGCCGCGGCGCATCGTACGCATCGGCCTGTCGGCCACGCAGAAGCCCATCGCGAAAGTGGCCGCCTTCCTCACCGGTCGCGAAAGCGCCGACTGCGCGATCGTCGACATCGGCCACGCGCGCCAACGCGACCTCGCGCTCGAGGTGCCGCCCGTGCCGCTGGAAGCGGTGATGTCCAACGACATGTGGGAGCTGGTCTACAACCGCCTCGCCAACCTCGTGGAGCAGCACCGCACCACGCTGGTGTTCGTGAACACGCGGCGCATGGCCGAGCGCGTGGCGCGCCACCTCGCCGACCGCCTCGGCAACGACGCCGTCACCTCGCACCATGGCAGCCTGTCGCGCGAGCAGCGTCTCGACGCGGAGCAACGACTCAAGCACGGCAAGCTGCGCGCACTCGTCGCCACCGCCTCGCTCGAACTGGGCATCGACATCGGCGACGTCGACCTCGTCTGCCAGATCGCCTCGCCCCGCTCCATCGCCGCCTTCCTGCAACGCGCGGGCCGCGCGGGCCACGCCGTGGGCGGCACGCCGAAGGCACGCCTGTTTCCCACCTCGCGCGACGACCTCGTCGAATGCGCGGCCCTGCTCGATTGCGTGCGTCGCGGCGAACTCGACACCCTGATCATTCCGGACGAACCGCTCGACGTGCTCTCGCAGCAGATCGTGGCCGAAGTCTCCTGCCAGGAATGGGACGAAGACGCGCTGTTCGATACGTTCCGTCGCGCGTGGCCCTACCGCGACCTCAAGCGCGACACCTTCGACGAGACCGTCCGCATGCTGGCCGACGGTTTCACCACGCGCGTGGGACCGCGCGGTGCGTACATCCACCGCGACGCGGTGAACCGCCGTCTGCGCGAGCGTCGCGGCGCGCGGCTCGCGGCGGTCACCTCCGGCGGCACCATCCCCGAAACCGGCGACTACGCCGTGCTGCTCGAACCCCAATCGGTCACGGTCGGCACGGTGAACGAGGATTTCGCCGTCGAGAGCAACGCCGGCGACATCTTCCAGCTCGGCAACCGCTCGTATCGCATCATCCGCGTGGAAACCAACCGCGTGCGCGTGGAAGACGCCCAGGGCCAGCCGCCGAACATTCCGTTCTGGCTGGGCGAGGCGCCCGGCCGCACCGACGAACTCTCCGAAGGCGTGTCGCGCCTGCGCCAGCATATCGATGCCTGCCTGGAAAAGGGTGGACGGGACGCCGCGCTCGCCTGGGCGACGGGCGAACTGTCGCTGTCGAAGGCCGCGGCGGAGCAGATCGTCGATTACCTCTTGCGTGCCCGCGCGGCGCTCGGCGCCTTGCCCACCCGCGACACCGTGGTGTTCGAGCGCTTCTTCGACGAATCCGGCGGCAGCCAGCTGATCATCCACACCCCCTTCGGCAGCCGCATCAACAAGGCCTGGGGACTGGCGCTGCGCAAGCGTTTCTGCCGCAAGTTCAACTTCGAACTCCAGGCCGCGGCCACCGAAGACGCCATCGTGCTGTCGCTCTCCACCAGCCACAGTTTTCCGCTGGAGGACGCGGGGCGTTACCTCAACTCGAACACCGCCGAGCACGTGCTCGTGCAGGCGCTGCTCGACGCGCCGCTGTTCGGCGTGCGCTGGCGCTGGAACGCCACCACCTCGCTCGCTTTGCCGCGCTTCACCGGCGGACGGAAGGTCGCCCCGCAGTTGCAGCGCATGAAGGGCGAAGACCTGCTCGCCACGGTCTTCCCCGACCAGGTGGCCTGCGCGGAAAATCTCGTCGGCGAACGCGAGGTACCCGACCATCCGCTGGTCAACCAGACCCTGCGCGACTGCCTGCACGAGGCGATGGATGTCGACGGCCTGCTCGCCTTGCTGCGGCGCATGGAATCGGGCGACATCCGCGTGGTGGCGCGCGATCTCGCCACGCCGTCGCCGCTGGCCGCCGAAATCCTCAACGCCTCGCCGTATGCCTTCCTCGACGATGCGCCGCTGGAAGAGCGGCGCACGCAGGCCGTGCAGTCGCGGCGCTGGAACGACGCGGAAACCGCCGACGACCTCGGCCGCCTCGACGCCGAGGCCATCGACGCGGTGCGCGTGGAGGCGTGGCCCGACGCGCGCAACGTCGACGAGATGCACGAGGCGCTGATGCTGCTCGGTGCGGTCACGCCCGGCGAAGCGCGCGACAACGCAGGCTGGGCGACGCTGCTCGGTGCGCTCGCCAAGGATGCCCGCGCCACCTTGCTCACCCACGCGGGTACCGCGCTGTGGGTCGCCGCCGAACGCCTGCCCGCCTGGCAGGCCATCCACGACGGCCCGTCGATGCAGCCGGCCATCGCGGCACCCGCCGAATACGCCGCGCAGGCGTGGACGCGCGAAAGCGCGCTGGTGGACGTGGTGCGCGGCCGACTCGGCGGCCTGGGCCCGGTGCCGGCCCAGGCGCTGGTCGACTCGCTCGGCGTCGATTCGCTCGACATCGAACTCGCGCTGGTGGCGCTGGAGGCCGAGGGTTACGTGATGCGCGGCCCGTTCACGCCCGGCACCACCGAGGTGGAATGGTGCGAGCGCCATCTTCTCGCACGTATCCACCGTTACACCATCGGCCGGTTGCGTCGCGAGATCGAACCGGTGGCGCCGCGCGATTTCCTCCGCTTCCTGCTGGACTGGCAGCACGTCACGCGCGGCACGCAGGTGTCCGGGCCCGACGCGCTCGCCGGCGTGATCGCCCAACTCGAAGGATTCGAGGCGGCGGCGGGCGCGTGGGAATCGGAACTGCTCCCTTCGCGCGTGTCGGACTACGGCATCGGCTGGCTCGACGATCTCTGCCGCGCGGGCCGCGTCGTCTGGAGCCGCCTGCGACCGGGCACGGGTACGGGTGGCCCGGTGCGGGCCACGCCCATCGTGTTGTTGCCGCGCAGGCAGTTGCCCGTGTGGTCGTCGGTGGCGCCGGCCGCTTCCGACGAGGTGAAGCTGTCGTCGCGTGCCCAGGCGGTGGCCGACACGCTGCGCGACGAAGGCGCGCTGTTCTTCGACGAACTGGCGACCGCCACGCGTCTGCTGCGCACCGAACTGGAAGACGCGCTCGGCGAGCTCGTCGCCGCCGGCCGCGCCACGGCCGACAGCTTCGCGGGATTGCGCGCCCTGTTGTTGCCTGCGTCCAAGCGTGGCAACGGTCGGCACCGTCGCACGCAACGCCACATGCTCAACGGCATCGAGGACGCGGGCCGCTGGTCGCTCGCCCGCCGGCCACGTGAAGACCGCAACGACGCCGATGCGCTGGAACACGTCGCACGCACGCTGCTGCGCCGTTACGGCGTGGTGAGCTGGCGCATCCTCGAGCGCGAGGCCGCCTGGCTACCCGCGTGGCGCGACCTGCGTCGCGTGTATCACCGCCTGGAGGCGCGCGGCGAGATCCGCGGCGGGCGTTTCGTCGACGGCCTGGTCGGCGAGCAGTTCGCCCTGCCCGAAGCGCTCGCGGCGCTTCGGCAGATCCGTCATCGCGAGCACGACGGCGAGATCGTCTGCATCACGGGCACCGATCCGCTCAACCTCGTCGGCAGCATCGTGGTCGGCTCGAAGGTACCGGCCACGATCGGCACGCGCATCGCCATCCGCGACGGCATGCCGCTGGGCGCGATGGTGGCGGGAAAGTTCGTGACGATGATGGCGCTGGACGCGGAGGAGGAGAGGGCGGTGCTGGGGGCACTGCAGCGTCGGGCGGATATGCGGACGCCGGTTTACCGATAG
- a CDS encoding beta-glucosidase family protein, producing the protein MPSILRPTALAVAIGLAGTASAATAPDRPWMDRSLSADKRAELVVAAMSDDEKFALIHSKFGRKENEKEATPPEGALGGAGYMPGIPRLGLPVVQETDAGLGVARPAYAGKGGISLPAGLSTAASFDPAVARAGGRMIGGEARDSGFGVMLVGGVNIARDPRNGRNFEYAGEDPVLAGTMVGSAVKGVQDSRIVATVKHFAVNDLETGRNSHSAELDPVAMRESDLLAFQLAIAKGDPGSVMSSYNKVNGTWAGEHDWLLNRVLKGEWGFRGFVMSDWGGAHSGATAALAGLDQESAAEAFDAEVFFDKPLRAALADGSFPRERLDDMARRILRSLFAHGVIDEPPKVGKIDVAADRDVARDTEEAGAVLLRNEAGLLPLAGKGQSVAVIGGHADKGVLAGGGSSLVTDLSGDPVTGLQPTTWPGPVKYHPSAPLAFIRPLAEKATFDPGTDPVAAAKAAAAADVAIVFVTKWAAESFDTPDLALPDGQDALVEAVAKANPHTVVVLETNGPVKMPWLDQVGAVLQAWYPGSGGGDAIARLLYGKVSPGGRLPLSWPKDESQLPRPVIQGAGLPASGAPAERIDYNIEGADVGYRWYEKTGKEPLFPFGYGLTYASFAYDGFSVDTDPSGRPVAHLTVKNTGKVAAADVPQIYVTGPSGGTRRLAGWTKLTLDPGASRRVDIPLEPLALARWDDAGRRWRIGAGSYTLKLGRTAVHFEGEAKIELPESFPMAKAP; encoded by the coding sequence ATGCCTTCCATCCTGCGCCCCACCGCCCTCGCCGTCGCCATCGGCCTTGCCGGTACCGCTTCGGCCGCCACGGCGCCGGACAGGCCCTGGATGGACCGCTCGCTGTCGGCCGACAAGCGCGCCGAACTCGTGGTGGCGGCGATGAGCGACGACGAAAAGTTCGCCCTCATCCACTCCAAATTCGGCAGAAAGGAAAACGAGAAGGAGGCCACGCCGCCCGAAGGCGCGCTGGGTGGCGCGGGCTACATGCCGGGGATTCCGCGCCTGGGTCTTCCCGTGGTGCAGGAGACCGACGCCGGCCTGGGCGTCGCGCGCCCGGCCTACGCCGGCAAGGGCGGCATCTCGCTGCCCGCCGGGCTGTCCACCGCCGCCAGTTTCGATCCCGCCGTGGCCCGGGCGGGTGGACGCATGATCGGTGGCGAGGCGCGCGACAGCGGCTTCGGCGTGATGCTGGTCGGTGGCGTCAACATCGCGCGCGATCCGCGCAACGGCCGCAACTTCGAATACGCGGGCGAGGATCCGGTACTCGCGGGCACCATGGTGGGTTCGGCGGTGAAAGGCGTGCAGGACAGCCGCATCGTGGCCACGGTGAAGCACTTCGCCGTCAACGACCTGGAGACCGGCCGCAATTCGCATAGCGCCGAACTCGATCCGGTGGCCATGCGCGAATCCGACCTGCTGGCCTTCCAGCTGGCCATCGCCAAGGGCGATCCCGGTTCGGTGATGTCCTCGTACAACAAGGTCAACGGCACCTGGGCCGGCGAGCATGACTGGCTGCTCAACCGCGTGCTCAAGGGCGAGTGGGGTTTTCGCGGCTTCGTGATGTCCGACTGGGGCGGTGCGCACAGCGGCGCCACGGCGGCGCTGGCCGGGCTCGACCAGGAATCGGCGGCGGAAGCGTTCGATGCGGAGGTCTTCTTCGACAAGCCGCTGCGCGCCGCGCTGGCCGACGGCAGCTTTCCCAGGGAGCGGCTCGACGACATGGCCCGCCGCATCCTGCGCAGCCTGTTCGCCCACGGCGTGATCGACGAGCCGCCGAAGGTCGGGAAGATCGACGTCGCGGCCGATCGCGACGTGGCTCGCGATACCGAGGAAGCCGGCGCGGTGCTGCTGCGCAACGAGGCCGGCTTGCTCCCCCTGGCCGGCAAGGGCCAATCGGTGGCGGTGATCGGCGGTCATGCCGACAAGGGCGTGCTGGCCGGCGGCGGCTCGTCGCTGGTCACCGACCTGTCCGGCGATCCGGTGACCGGCCTGCAGCCCACGACTTGGCCGGGCCCGGTGAAATACCACCCGTCGGCGCCGCTCGCGTTCATCCGGCCGCTGGCGGAAAAGGCCACGTTCGATCCGGGTACCGACCCCGTCGCCGCGGCGAAAGCGGCCGCGGCCGCCGACGTGGCGATCGTCTTCGTGACCAAATGGGCGGCCGAATCCTTCGACACGCCCGACCTCGCGTTGCCCGACGGGCAGGACGCGCTGGTCGAGGCGGTGGCCAAGGCCAATCCGCACACGGTCGTGGTGCTGGAAACCAACGGCCCGGTGAAGATGCCCTGGCTCGACCAGGTCGGCGCCGTGCTCCAGGCGTGGTACCCGGGCTCGGGCGGCGGCGACGCCATCGCCCGCCTGCTGTACGGCAAGGTGTCGCCCGGCGGCCGCCTGCCGTTGAGCTGGCCGAAGGACGAGTCGCAGCTGCCCCGGCCGGTCATCCAGGGCGCGGGCCTGCCCGCCAGCGGCGCGCCGGCCGAGCGTATCGACTACAACATCGAGGGGGCCGACGTCGGCTACCGCTGGTACGAGAAGACCGGCAAGGAGCCGCTGTTCCCGTTCGGCTATGGCCTCACCTACGCGAGCTTCGCCTACGACGGCTTCAGCGTGGACACCGATCCGTCGGGTCGCCCGGTCGCCCACCTCACCGTGAAGAACACAGGCAAGGTCGCGGCCGCCGACGTGCCGCAGATCTACGTCACGGGTCCGTCCGGCGGCACGCGCCGCCTCGCGGGCTGGACGAAGCTCACGCTCGATCCGGGAGCGAGCCGTCGCGTCGATATCCCGCTGGAACCGCTGGCGCTCGCGCGCTGGGACGACGCGGGTCGGCGCTGGCGCATCGGCGCCGGGAGCTACACGTTGAAGCTCGGTCGCACGGCGGTGCATTTCGAAGGAGAGGCGAAGATCGAACTGCCCGAGAGTTTTCCGATGGCGAAGGCGCCGTAG
- the mprF gene encoding bifunctional lysylphosphatidylglycerol flippase/synthetase MprF translates to MEHETSPGLPNTAAKPAFYATLLRRIGGPLLSVGLLCLALWALHAMSSEVTYRQIAGYVHALSDGDIALAVLLTAAGYAVMTLYDWFGLASIGRRLPARRVGLISFISYAFSNALGMSLLVSGSIRYRFYVQAGLSTGEVARVVLYTTLSFWLGLAALTGVTLLLVPIPADIPFANLRIPLAIVLALVPLGWIAMALTMRRPLRIGRWAMTAPAPLVAVRQVLIGALDWGLAAGVLYVLMPEAIVGGFGHFLAIFVLAQMAGLISHVPGGLGVFEAVMLAGFGATGNEGLEAPILGALAAYRLVYYLLPLAAATLMVIWREVRALRHATLISPWFSAVLPPFFAGLTLVCGAVLLFSGATLAIPGRMDILRGFVPLPLVEAAHFLSSVVGMLLLILARGLQRRLDAAYVLTLVMLILGAVFSLLKGIDYEEASLLCLLALALAPAHRHFYRRASLFRATFSPGWVLAIAAVFGCATWLVFFSFKHVEYSNNLWWEFSFRHGGAPRALRALVGAAAVVMLFALANLIRPERPRRARPGEAEMARAMPLLKAFDSAQAHLALVGDKTLMFAPDDRAFLMYDIEGRSWVAMGDPVGEDEDARRELVWAFREACERAGGWPLFYQVRPADLDLYLEVGMNLLKIGEEARVRLETFNLDGKSKKTLRGTVNKLSRDGLRMEVVPAERVPALLPRLKTISDAWMRDKKVREKRFSLGLFDERYLARTPMAVVWQNDEPVAFANMFLTTSKEEASVDLMRHLPEGPAGIMDFLFIELMVWAKAEGYRWFNLGMAPLSGLTNRRTAPLWSRFGAMVFGRGERFYNFRGLHRYKDKFDPEWEPRYIAVGGGIALPLALANVASLISGGLGGVVRR, encoded by the coding sequence GTGGAGCACGAAACAAGTCCGGGGCTCCCGAACACCGCCGCGAAGCCCGCGTTCTACGCGACCCTGCTCCGTCGTATCGGTGGCCCGCTGCTGTCCGTCGGCCTGCTGTGCCTGGCGCTCTGGGCGCTGCACGCCATGTCCAGCGAGGTCACCTACCGGCAGATCGCCGGCTACGTGCATGCGCTGTCCGACGGCGATATCGCCCTGGCGGTGCTGCTGACCGCGGCAGGCTATGCCGTGATGACCCTCTACGACTGGTTCGGCCTGGCCAGCATCGGCCGCCGGCTGCCGGCCAGGCGCGTGGGCCTGATCTCCTTCATCAGCTATGCCTTCTCCAATGCGCTGGGCATGTCGCTGCTCGTCTCGGGCTCCATCCGCTACCGCTTCTACGTGCAGGCCGGCCTCTCCACCGGGGAGGTGGCGCGCGTGGTGCTCTACACCACGCTGAGCTTCTGGCTGGGCCTGGCCGCGCTCACCGGCGTCACGCTGTTGCTGGTGCCGATCCCCGCCGACATCCCGTTCGCGAACCTGCGCATCCCGCTGGCGATCGTGCTCGCCCTGGTGCCGCTGGGCTGGATCGCCATGGCGCTGACGATGCGCCGCCCCCTGCGGATCGGCCGGTGGGCGATGACCGCGCCCGCGCCGCTGGTGGCCGTGCGGCAGGTGCTGATCGGCGCGCTGGACTGGGGGCTGGCCGCCGGCGTGCTCTACGTACTGATGCCCGAGGCCATCGTGGGTGGCTTCGGGCATTTCCTCGCCATCTTCGTGCTCGCCCAGATGGCCGGTCTCATCAGCCACGTGCCGGGCGGCCTGGGCGTGTTCGAGGCGGTGATGCTGGCCGGTTTCGGCGCCACCGGCAACGAGGGACTGGAAGCGCCCATCCTCGGCGCGCTCGCCGCGTATCGCCTGGTGTACTACCTGCTGCCGCTGGCCGCCGCCACGCTGATGGTGATCTGGCGCGAGGTGCGCGCCCTGCGCCACGCCACGCTGATCAGCCCGTGGTTCAGCGCCGTGCTGCCGCCGTTCTTCGCCGGCCTCACCCTGGTCTGCGGTGCCGTGCTGCTGTTCTCCGGCGCCACCCTGGCGATCCCCGGCCGCATGGATATCCTTCGCGGCTTCGTGCCGTTGCCGCTGGTGGAAGCGGCGCATTTCCTCTCCAGCGTGGTGGGCATGCTGTTGCTCATCCTCGCCCGCGGTCTCCAGCGACGGCTCGATGCCGCCTACGTGCTGACCCTGGTGATGCTGATCCTCGGCGCGGTGTTCTCGTTGCTCAAGGGCATCGACTACGAGGAAGCCTCGCTGCTGTGCCTGCTGGCCCTGGCCCTCGCACCGGCGCACCGGCACTTCTATCGCCGCGCCTCGCTGTTTCGCGCCACCTTCTCGCCCGGCTGGGTGCTGGCCATCGCCGCCGTGTTCGGCTGCGCCACCTGGCTGGTGTTCTTCAGCTTCAAGCACGTGGAATACAGCAACAACCTCTGGTGGGAGTTCAGCTTCCGCCATGGTGGCGCGCCTCGCGCCCTGCGTGCGCTGGTCGGCGCCGCCGCCGTGGTGATGCTGTTCGCGCTGGCCAACCTCATCCGCCCCGAACGTCCGCGCCGCGCGCGTCCGGGCGAAGCCGAGATGGCCCGGGCGATGCCCCTGCTGAAGGCCTTCGATTCGGCACAGGCCCACCTGGCGCTCGTCGGCGACAAGACGCTCATGTTCGCCCCCGACGACCGCGCCTTCCTCATGTACGACATCGAGGGCCGCAGCTGGGTGGCCATGGGCGACCCGGTGGGCGAGGACGAGGACGCGCGCCGCGAACTGGTTTGGGCGTTTCGCGAGGCCTGCGAACGCGCCGGGGGATGGCCGCTGTTCTACCAGGTGCGCCCGGCCGACCTCGACCTCTACCTCGAAGTGGGCATGAACCTGCTGAAGATCGGCGAGGAAGCCCGCGTGCGCCTGGAGACCTTCAACCTCGACGGCAAGTCGAAGAAGACCCTGCGCGGCACGGTGAACAAGCTGTCCCGCGACGGCCTGCGCATGGAGGTGGTGCCGGCCGAGCGGGTACCCGCCCTGCTGCCTCGCCTGAAGACCATCTCCGACGCCTGGATGCGCGACAAGAAGGTGCGCGAGAAGCGCTTTTCCCTGGGCCTTTTCGACGAGCGTTACCTGGCCCGCACGCCCATGGCGGTGGTCTGGCAGAACGACGAGCCGGTGGCCTTCGCCAACATGTTCCTCACCACGTCGAAGGAGGAAGCCTCCGTCGACCTCATGCGCCACCTGCCCGAAGGCCCCGCCGGCATCATGGATTTCCTGTTCATCGAACTGATGGTCTGGGCGAAAGCCGAGGGCTATCGCTGGTTCAACCTCGGCATGGCGCCCCTGTCGGGCCTGACCAACCGGCGCACCGCGCCGCTGTGGAGCCGCTTCGGCGCCATGGTGTTCGGCCGCGGCGAGCGCTTCTACAACTTCCGCGGGCTGCATCGTTACAAGGACAAGTTCGATCCCGAATGGGAGCCGCGCTACATCGCGGTGGGCGGCGGCATCGCGCTGCCGCTGGCACTGGCCAACGTCGCCAGCCTGATTTCGGGCGGCCTGGGCGGGGTGGTGCGCCGGTGA
- a CDS encoding virulence factor, protein MRKILRYVLLGLGLVLAVGLLAWHPWTRASLEVSTVELPALTSPPKGQEDLLVVIYSGDGGWWDLDQRLGAVFTQRGVPVAGISTFKYFWRYRSPEESAHDLDRLLDKYTAQWHKRRVLLIGYSFGADVLPTIVEGIRPDNRARLSQLVLLSGSRDVNFEIELEGYMKQGWWTTHTHNFLQWINPVVHTDAMPPIVRLGGRPPMACYYGEEDADDSLCTDKRLPAFVTVYKKPGSHHFDENYERLATELIQRMPDNASTPP, encoded by the coding sequence GTGAGGAAGATCCTTCGTTACGTCCTGCTCGGCCTGGGCCTGGTCCTCGCCGTCGGCTTGCTGGCCTGGCATCCCTGGACGCGCGCGTCGCTGGAAGTCTCCACCGTCGAACTGCCGGCGCTGACATCCCCCCCTAAAGGCCAGGAAGACCTGCTGGTGGTGATCTACTCCGGCGACGGCGGCTGGTGGGACCTCGACCAGCGGTTGGGCGCCGTGTTCACCCAGCGCGGCGTGCCGGTGGCCGGCATCAGCACGTTCAAGTACTTCTGGCGATACCGTTCGCCCGAGGAATCCGCGCACGACCTCGACCGGCTGCTCGACAAGTACACCGCGCAGTGGCACAAGCGCCGCGTGCTGCTGATCGGCTACTCGTTCGGTGCCGACGTGCTGCCAACCATCGTGGAAGGCATACGGCCGGACAATCGCGCCCGGCTGAGCCAGCTGGTGCTGCTCTCGGGCAGCCGCGACGTGAACTTCGAGATCGAGCTCGAGGGCTACATGAAGCAGGGCTGGTGGACCACGCACACCCACAACTTCCTGCAGTGGATCAACCCGGTGGTGCACACCGATGCCATGCCGCCCATCGTGCGGCTGGGCGGCAGGCCGCCGATGGCCTGCTATTACGGCGAGGAAGACGCCGACGACAGCCTCTGCACCGACAAGCGCCTGCCCGCCTTCGTCACGGTCTACAAGAAGCCCGGCTCGCACCACTTCGACGAAAACTACGAGCGGCTGGCCACCGAGCTGATCCAGCGCATGCCCGACAACGCCTCCACGCCGCCTTAA